The Zonotrichia leucophrys gambelii isolate GWCS_2022_RI chromosome 20, RI_Zleu_2.0, whole genome shotgun sequence genome contains a region encoding:
- the KIAA1755 gene encoding uncharacterized protein KIAA1755 homolog isoform X2 codes for MDAGSLDAAVQSALQALYPPFEATAPTVLGQVFRLLETSYQGDGLCCLLQFLIPAKRLFERLRQAACAPYFNRIFLHEGWPLCLHEKVVVHLAPLNPLLLRPGDFYLQAEPCEEHTARVTIKHLSLDLRSVEETPVPEATHALLFTNTWLEEVNNSWAGAPLHTCLVATENGVTPLPWSRIATPEFTDKPRAGADSVPAGTWHESAPESAPGTLVLHGTVNVPTPYSNVVGTIPGCKATSRKSSQGRYPGLIKVEQAGLRKKPATLPVPSLSEIISQNLEGEYVDLLEQSQEDLDVLTRSLLPTCLPGTIKAGADEMLPWANGASGADSWPCGGALSSEERPCSPCLGREISQEPESHGPKCRQRDSYMAALQNPVSFGSGLMAAIVEEPGSPGSELPPATPRETPPQHRKGAGSPMLLTRQSRRAAPAVPERGGSAQRGSPRVPPGSSHKFSFLKGTRLGAAPEDEKTSSQHEGAWKKMSAIYSPRMGRAKAAGKGTNAATAAPVEERSLESSSCKNGPSVPSTGPAGREPPAWQDLHAGLLRSGIICLPGSSDRLGRALLLVTTSGSAWRAAWCSAAELARLILCLCSLPRQEVKNGERREAKDAGLTVVVDARKQPPAPVLFSALRSVQSVSPGCIHSLLLLAEKELVSHREKLPGVQVEILTSLKALGRHVDSSQLPPELDGAFPYCHGEWVQFFQKLQPFTASLRRASELLQHCIQELRNTNALAGTQDAAAGIRRHQELMQKVLNDAQLGRVQREGGFLLARLRREAARLCASDHIRSGMELAEGLYSQLEEELHSLVSQSNSCLARLHFLRKVRELEAQFGKARYQHGLTLCQEAAKIRGRMFPEADALQVSAALFQSKLMSFSQQLERRQAEQELLQELVRFSNKVAGLKLDCQQCSARAQRGEGQALRCLQRSFQKLSVEFALEKLKEMKAQVRRMQSSQGLAAWTEAQHKYQETRQTLEEMLAELQEAWGAQADGHGDSSSPPSPGSAAPHMEVPVCRAAPSPEPAVLGDRGLAEQPETSTEGPGQPQGPGQSQPSATPASTLGVEQSSLQPHCQLEPQDAHTSHHHVSADTPHPKPKSKSSLGATGHLTQERSQPRRRRPVTLPPWTRFPGADPPCPTAVPQGTASDPSTAGAPAGPQPEAAQYFQISSQSSFSSEDSDSQNSMEEAPAASLALPGDVQSPRPPCPSEKGHQIIYLENHHNESSAKANAK; via the exons ATG GATGCCGGGTCCCTGGATGCGGCGGTGCAAAGTGCTCTCCAGGCCCTCTACCCGCCCTTCGAAGCCACGGCTCCCACCGTCCTGGGCCAGGTGTTTCGGCTGCTGGAGACCAGCTACCAGGGGgatgggctctgctgcctgctccagttCCTCATCCCCGCCAAGCGGCTCTTCGAGCGCCTGCGGCAGGCGGCCTGT gctCCCTACTTTAACCGCATCTTTCTCCATGAAGGCTGGCCCTTGTGTCTGCACGAGAAGGTGGTTGTGCACCTCGCACCGCTCAACCCCCTCCTGCTGCGCCCCGGGGACTTCTACCTGCAAGCAGAGCCCTGTGAGGAGCACACAGCACGTGTCACCATCAAACACCTCTCCCTGGACCTGCGCTCCGTGGAGGAGACACCTGTCCCCGAGGCCACCCACGCTCTGCTCTTCACCAACACATGGCTGGAGGAGGTGAACAATAGCTGGGCCGGAGCTCCCCTGCACACTTGCCTGGTGGCCACCGAGAACGGCGTCACCCCACTGCCATGGAGCCGGATTGCCACGCCTGAGTTCACCGAcaagcccagggctggagctgacagTGTGCCCGCTGGGACCTGGCACGAATCTGCTCCTGAGAGTGCACCTGGGACACTTGTGCTCCATGGCACAGTGAATGTCCCCACGCCCTACAGCAACGTTGTGggcaccatcccaggctgcaaGGCCACCTCTCGGAAGTCAAGCCAGGGACGATACCCAGGACTGATCAAGGTGGAGCAGGCAGGTCTGCGGAAGAAGCCGGCCAcgctgcctgtgcccagcctcAGTGAAATCATCAGCCAGAACCTGGAGGGGGAGTATgtggacctgctggagcaaTCCCAGGAGGACTTGGACGTCCTGACCagatccctgctgcccacctgcCTTCCAGGGACAATAAAGGCTGGGGCTGATGAGATGCTCCCCTGGGCGAATGGGGCATCAGGAGCAGATTCGTGGCCCTGTGGGGGAGCACTGAGCTCAGAGGAGCGTCCCTGCAGCCCGTGCCTGGGGAGGGAGATAAGCCAAGAGCCAGAGTCACATGGGCCAAAGTGCCGCCAACGTGACTCCTACATGGCCGCGCTGCAGAACCCGGTGAGCTTCGGCTCTGGGCTGATGGCAGCCATCGTGGAGGAGCCCGGCAGCCCTGGCTCCGAGCTGCCCCCCGCCACCCCCCGTGAGACCcccccacagcacaggaaggggGCAGGCAGCCCCATGCTCCTCACCCGCCAGTCCCGCCGAGCAGCTCCTGCGGTGCCAGAGCGAGGGGGGTCGGCGCAGCGGGGCAGCCCCCGGGTCCCCCCAGGCTCCAGCCACAAGTTCTCCTTCCTGAAGGGCACACGGCttggggcagcccctgaggaTGAAAAAACCAGCAGCCAGCACGAGGGGGCCTGGAAGAAGATGTCGGCCATCTACTCgcccaggatgggcagagccaaggcagcagggaaag GTACGaatgcagccactgctgctcctgtggaGGAACGGTCTCTGGAAAGTTCCAGCTGCAAGAAtggtccctctgtgcccagcactggccCTGCTGGTCGGGAgcctccagcctggcaggacCTGCACGCTGGGCTGCTGCGCTCAGGCATCATCTGCCTGCCAG GGAGCTcggacaggctgggcagggccctCCTCCTGGTGACCACCAGTGGCAGTGCCTGGCGGGCTGCGTGGTGCTCAGCTGCCGAGCTGGCAAGGCTcatcctctgcctctgctccctccccag GCAAGAAGTGAAGAATGGTGAGAGGCGAGAAGCGAAGGATGCTGGGCTGACGGTTGTGGTGGATGCCCGGAAGCAGCCGCCTGCTCCCGTCCTGTTCTCAGCCCTCCGCTCCGTCCAG AGTGTGTCTCCAGGCTGCATTCATAGCTTGCTGCTTCTGGCTGAGAAGGAGCTGGTCTCCCACCGTGAGAAACTGCCTGGGGTGCAG gtgGAGATCCTGACATCGCTGAAGGCTCTGGGCCGCCACGTCgacagctcccagctgcccccagagctggacGGTGCCTTCCCCTACTGCCACGGCGAGTGGGTTCAATTCTTCCAG AAGCTGCAGCCCTTCACAGCCAGCCTCAGGCGGGCAtcggagctgctgcagcactgcatccAGGAGCTGCGGAACACCAACGCACTGGCTGGGACACAG GATGCGGCTGCAGGCATCAGGAGGCACCAGGAGCTGATGCAGAAGGTGCTGAATGACGCTCAGCTGGGGCGGGTGCAGCGCGAGGGGGGGTTCCTGCTGGCCCGGCTGCGCAGGGAGGCCGCCCGCCTCTGTGCTTCTGATCACATCAG GAGCGGTATGGAGTTGGCTGAGGGGCTGTATAGTCAGCTGGAGGAAGAACTTCACAGCCTCGTGTCCCAGTCCAACAGCTGCCTGGCGCGCCTGCATTTCCTCCGCAAGGTCCGGGAGCTCGAGGCTCAGTTTGGCAAG gctcgGTACCAGCATGGCCTgaccctgtgccaggaggcagCTAAGATCCGAGGCCGGATGTTCCCTGAGGCAGACGCCCTCCAAGTGTCTGCAGCCCTTTTCCAGTCAAAGCTGATGagcttctcccagcagctggagcgGCGGCAGGCagaacaggagctgctgcaggagctcgTCCGGTTCTCCAACAAG GTGGCAGGGCTGAAGCTGGACTGCCAGCAGTGCTCGGCCCGGGCGCAGCGTGGGGAGGGCCAGGCACTGCGCTGCCTCCAGAGATCCTTCCAGAAGCTCTCGGTGGAGTTCgccctggagaagctgaaggagaTGAAGGCTCAGGTGCGCAGGATGCAGAGCAGCCAAGGGTTGGCAGCCTGGACAGAGGCACAGCACAAGTACCAGGAGACCCGGCAGACCctggaggagatgctggcagAACTGCAGGAGGCCTGGGGAGCACAAGCTGATGGGCACGGAGACTCctccagcccccccagcccaggctctgcagctcctcacatgGAAGTCCCggtgtgcagagcagcccccagccccgagccagcagtgctgggggacagggggttggcagagcagccagagacCAGCACTGAGGggccaggacagccccaggggcCGGGACAGTCCCAGCCCAGCGCCACTCCTGCCTCCACGCTGGGTGtggagcagagctctctgcagccccactgccagCTGGAGCCTCAGGATGCCCACACCTCTCACCACCACGTCTCTGCTGACACCCCTCATCCCAAACCCAAGAGCAAATCCAGCCTGGGAGCGACAGGACACCTCACTCAGGAGCGCAGCCAGCCCCGTCGGAGGCGTCCCGTCACCCTGCCTCCCTGGACACGCTTCCCAGGAGCTGACCCACCGTGTCCTACTGCCGTGCCCCAGGGGACTGCCTcagatcccagcacagctggtgcaCCAGCAGGGCCACAGCCAGAAGCTGCCCAGTACTTCCAGATTTCCAGCCAGAgcagtttctcctctgaagacTCAGATTCACAGAACTCCATGGAAGAAGCCCCAGCAGCAAGCCTGGCTTTGCCCGGGGATGTCCAGAGTCCCAGACCACCCTGCCCATCTGAAAAGGGCCACCAGATCATTTACCTGGAGAACCACCACAATGAAAGTTCAGCTAAAGCAAATGCCAAGTAA
- the KIAA1755 gene encoding uncharacterized protein KIAA1755 homolog isoform X1 produces MDAGSLDAAVQSALQALYPPFEATAPTVLGQVFRLLETSYQGDGLCCLLQFLIPAKRLFERLRQAACAPYFNRIFLHEGWPLCLHEKVVVHLAPLNPLLLRPGDFYLQAEPCEEHTARVTIKHLSLDLRSVEETPVPEATHALLFTNTWLEEVNNSWAGAPLHTCLVATENGVTPLPWSRIATPEFTDKPRAGADSVPAGTWHESAPESAPGTLVLHGTVNVPTPYSNVVGTIPGCKATSRKSSQGRYPGLIKVEQAGLRKKPATLPVPSLSEIISQNLEGEYVDLLEQSQEDLDVLTRSLLPTCLPGTIKAGADEMLPWANGASGADSWPCGGALSSEERPCSPCLGREISQEPESHGPKCRQRDSYMAALQNPVSFGSGLMAAIVEEPGSPGSELPPATPRETPPQHRKGAGSPMLLTRQSRRAAPAVPERGGSAQRGSPRVPPGSSHKFSFLKGTRLGAAPEDEKTSSQHEGAWKKMSAIYSPRMGRAKAAGKGTNAATAAPVEERSLESSSCKNGPSVPSTGPAGREPPAWQDLHAGLLRSGIICLPGSSDRLGRALLLVTTSGSAWRAAWCSAAELARLILCLCSLPRQEVKNGERREAKDAGLTVVVDARKQPPAPVLFSALRSVQSVSPGCIHSLLLLAEKELVSHREKLPGVQVEILTSLKALGRHVDSSQLPPELDGAFPYCHGEWVQFFQKLQPFTASLRRASELLQHCIQELRNTNALAGTQDAAAGIRRHQELMQKVLNDAQLGRVQREGGFLLARLRREAARLCASDHIRSGMELAEGLYSQLEEELHSLVSQSNSCLARLHFLRKVRELEAQFGKLGSWLDGEAAARLQEMGTEDWSPDGCQGSAEHFKEFLTQATARYQHGLTLCQEAAKIRGRMFPEADALQVSAALFQSKLMSFSQQLERRQAEQELLQELVRFSNKVAGLKLDCQQCSARAQRGEGQALRCLQRSFQKLSVEFALEKLKEMKAQVRRMQSSQGLAAWTEAQHKYQETRQTLEEMLAELQEAWGAQADGHGDSSSPPSPGSAAPHMEVPVCRAAPSPEPAVLGDRGLAEQPETSTEGPGQPQGPGQSQPSATPASTLGVEQSSLQPHCQLEPQDAHTSHHHVSADTPHPKPKSKSSLGATGHLTQERSQPRRRRPVTLPPWTRFPGADPPCPTAVPQGTASDPSTAGAPAGPQPEAAQYFQISSQSSFSSEDSDSQNSMEEAPAASLALPGDVQSPRPPCPSEKGHQIIYLENHHNESSAKANAK; encoded by the exons ATG GATGCCGGGTCCCTGGATGCGGCGGTGCAAAGTGCTCTCCAGGCCCTCTACCCGCCCTTCGAAGCCACGGCTCCCACCGTCCTGGGCCAGGTGTTTCGGCTGCTGGAGACCAGCTACCAGGGGgatgggctctgctgcctgctccagttCCTCATCCCCGCCAAGCGGCTCTTCGAGCGCCTGCGGCAGGCGGCCTGT gctCCCTACTTTAACCGCATCTTTCTCCATGAAGGCTGGCCCTTGTGTCTGCACGAGAAGGTGGTTGTGCACCTCGCACCGCTCAACCCCCTCCTGCTGCGCCCCGGGGACTTCTACCTGCAAGCAGAGCCCTGTGAGGAGCACACAGCACGTGTCACCATCAAACACCTCTCCCTGGACCTGCGCTCCGTGGAGGAGACACCTGTCCCCGAGGCCACCCACGCTCTGCTCTTCACCAACACATGGCTGGAGGAGGTGAACAATAGCTGGGCCGGAGCTCCCCTGCACACTTGCCTGGTGGCCACCGAGAACGGCGTCACCCCACTGCCATGGAGCCGGATTGCCACGCCTGAGTTCACCGAcaagcccagggctggagctgacagTGTGCCCGCTGGGACCTGGCACGAATCTGCTCCTGAGAGTGCACCTGGGACACTTGTGCTCCATGGCACAGTGAATGTCCCCACGCCCTACAGCAACGTTGTGggcaccatcccaggctgcaaGGCCACCTCTCGGAAGTCAAGCCAGGGACGATACCCAGGACTGATCAAGGTGGAGCAGGCAGGTCTGCGGAAGAAGCCGGCCAcgctgcctgtgcccagcctcAGTGAAATCATCAGCCAGAACCTGGAGGGGGAGTATgtggacctgctggagcaaTCCCAGGAGGACTTGGACGTCCTGACCagatccctgctgcccacctgcCTTCCAGGGACAATAAAGGCTGGGGCTGATGAGATGCTCCCCTGGGCGAATGGGGCATCAGGAGCAGATTCGTGGCCCTGTGGGGGAGCACTGAGCTCAGAGGAGCGTCCCTGCAGCCCGTGCCTGGGGAGGGAGATAAGCCAAGAGCCAGAGTCACATGGGCCAAAGTGCCGCCAACGTGACTCCTACATGGCCGCGCTGCAGAACCCGGTGAGCTTCGGCTCTGGGCTGATGGCAGCCATCGTGGAGGAGCCCGGCAGCCCTGGCTCCGAGCTGCCCCCCGCCACCCCCCGTGAGACCcccccacagcacaggaaggggGCAGGCAGCCCCATGCTCCTCACCCGCCAGTCCCGCCGAGCAGCTCCTGCGGTGCCAGAGCGAGGGGGGTCGGCGCAGCGGGGCAGCCCCCGGGTCCCCCCAGGCTCCAGCCACAAGTTCTCCTTCCTGAAGGGCACACGGCttggggcagcccctgaggaTGAAAAAACCAGCAGCCAGCACGAGGGGGCCTGGAAGAAGATGTCGGCCATCTACTCgcccaggatgggcagagccaaggcagcagggaaag GTACGaatgcagccactgctgctcctgtggaGGAACGGTCTCTGGAAAGTTCCAGCTGCAAGAAtggtccctctgtgcccagcactggccCTGCTGGTCGGGAgcctccagcctggcaggacCTGCACGCTGGGCTGCTGCGCTCAGGCATCATCTGCCTGCCAG GGAGCTcggacaggctgggcagggccctCCTCCTGGTGACCACCAGTGGCAGTGCCTGGCGGGCTGCGTGGTGCTCAGCTGCCGAGCTGGCAAGGCTcatcctctgcctctgctccctccccag GCAAGAAGTGAAGAATGGTGAGAGGCGAGAAGCGAAGGATGCTGGGCTGACGGTTGTGGTGGATGCCCGGAAGCAGCCGCCTGCTCCCGTCCTGTTCTCAGCCCTCCGCTCCGTCCAG AGTGTGTCTCCAGGCTGCATTCATAGCTTGCTGCTTCTGGCTGAGAAGGAGCTGGTCTCCCACCGTGAGAAACTGCCTGGGGTGCAG gtgGAGATCCTGACATCGCTGAAGGCTCTGGGCCGCCACGTCgacagctcccagctgcccccagagctggacGGTGCCTTCCCCTACTGCCACGGCGAGTGGGTTCAATTCTTCCAG AAGCTGCAGCCCTTCACAGCCAGCCTCAGGCGGGCAtcggagctgctgcagcactgcatccAGGAGCTGCGGAACACCAACGCACTGGCTGGGACACAG GATGCGGCTGCAGGCATCAGGAGGCACCAGGAGCTGATGCAGAAGGTGCTGAATGACGCTCAGCTGGGGCGGGTGCAGCGCGAGGGGGGGTTCCTGCTGGCCCGGCTGCGCAGGGAGGCCGCCCGCCTCTGTGCTTCTGATCACATCAG GAGCGGTATGGAGTTGGCTGAGGGGCTGTATAGTCAGCTGGAGGAAGAACTTCACAGCCTCGTGTCCCAGTCCAACAGCTGCCTGGCGCGCCTGCATTTCCTCCGCAAGGTCCGGGAGCTCGAGGCTCAGTTTGGCAAG CTGGGGTCCTGGCTGgatggggaggcagcagctcggCTGCAGGAGATGGGCACCGAGGACTGGAGTCCTGACGGCTGCCAGGGCTCCGCCGAGCACTTCAAGGAGTTCCTCACCCAGGCCACA gctcgGTACCAGCATGGCCTgaccctgtgccaggaggcagCTAAGATCCGAGGCCGGATGTTCCCTGAGGCAGACGCCCTCCAAGTGTCTGCAGCCCTTTTCCAGTCAAAGCTGATGagcttctcccagcagctggagcgGCGGCAGGCagaacaggagctgctgcaggagctcgTCCGGTTCTCCAACAAG GTGGCAGGGCTGAAGCTGGACTGCCAGCAGTGCTCGGCCCGGGCGCAGCGTGGGGAGGGCCAGGCACTGCGCTGCCTCCAGAGATCCTTCCAGAAGCTCTCGGTGGAGTTCgccctggagaagctgaaggagaTGAAGGCTCAGGTGCGCAGGATGCAGAGCAGCCAAGGGTTGGCAGCCTGGACAGAGGCACAGCACAAGTACCAGGAGACCCGGCAGACCctggaggagatgctggcagAACTGCAGGAGGCCTGGGGAGCACAAGCTGATGGGCACGGAGACTCctccagcccccccagcccaggctctgcagctcctcacatgGAAGTCCCggtgtgcagagcagcccccagccccgagccagcagtgctgggggacagggggttggcagagcagccagagacCAGCACTGAGGggccaggacagccccaggggcCGGGACAGTCCCAGCCCAGCGCCACTCCTGCCTCCACGCTGGGTGtggagcagagctctctgcagccccactgccagCTGGAGCCTCAGGATGCCCACACCTCTCACCACCACGTCTCTGCTGACACCCCTCATCCCAAACCCAAGAGCAAATCCAGCCTGGGAGCGACAGGACACCTCACTCAGGAGCGCAGCCAGCCCCGTCGGAGGCGTCCCGTCACCCTGCCTCCCTGGACACGCTTCCCAGGAGCTGACCCACCGTGTCCTACTGCCGTGCCCCAGGGGACTGCCTcagatcccagcacagctggtgcaCCAGCAGGGCCACAGCCAGAAGCTGCCCAGTACTTCCAGATTTCCAGCCAGAgcagtttctcctctgaagacTCAGATTCACAGAACTCCATGGAAGAAGCCCCAGCAGCAAGCCTGGCTTTGCCCGGGGATGTCCAGAGTCCCAGACCACCCTGCCCATCTGAAAAGGGCCACCAGATCATTTACCTGGAGAACCACCACAATGAAAGTTCAGCTAAAGCAAATGCCAAGTAA